The proteins below come from a single Rhizobium sp. BT04 genomic window:
- a CDS encoding shikimate dehydrogenase, with protein MGDSRETFGPEAFVTGFPIKHSRSPLIHGYWLKTLGLPGSYRAHEVAPEAFADFIATLKDGSSGFVGGNVTIPHKELAFTLADKPDALSRELGASNTLWLEDGVLHATNTDGRGFTANLDERHPGWDRHDTAVVFGAGGASRAIIQAVRDRGFREIHVVNRTVERARELADRFGPKVRAHPAGALAEVMKGAGLFINTTSLGMDGEAAPHLDFTPLAADAVVTDIVYIPLKTPILVQAEAQGFPVVDGLGMLLHQAAPGFEKWFGQRPVVDAALRELIIADMDGH; from the coding sequence TCGCCGTTGATCCACGGATATTGGTTGAAGACGCTCGGCTTGCCAGGCAGCTACCGCGCCCATGAAGTGGCACCCGAGGCCTTTGCCGATTTCATCGCCACGCTGAAAGATGGCAGCTCCGGCTTCGTCGGCGGCAATGTCACCATTCCCCACAAGGAACTGGCTTTCACGCTCGCCGATAAGCCGGATGCCTTGTCGCGTGAACTCGGTGCTTCGAATACGCTCTGGCTGGAGGATGGCGTCCTGCATGCGACGAATACCGACGGTCGCGGCTTCACTGCCAATCTCGACGAACGTCATCCGGGCTGGGACCGGCATGACACGGCGGTCGTCTTTGGCGCCGGCGGTGCCAGCCGGGCGATTATCCAGGCGGTCCGCGATCGCGGTTTCAGGGAGATCCACGTCGTCAATCGCACCGTCGAACGGGCGCGTGAGCTGGCGGACCGCTTTGGCCCGAAAGTTCGGGCCCACCCGGCCGGCGCACTTGCCGAAGTCATGAAAGGCGCCGGTCTCTTCATCAACACCACCTCGCTCGGCATGGACGGCGAGGCCGCACCGCACCTCGATTTCACGCCGCTTGCAGCCGATGCCGTCGTTACCGATATCGTCTATATCCCGCTGAAGACGCCGATCCTGGTGCAGGCGGAAGCGCAGGGATTTCCCGTCGTCGATGGTCTCGGCATGCTTCTGCACCAGGCCGCGCCGGGCTTCGAGAAATGGTTCGGCCAGCGTCCGGTCGTCGACGCGGCACTGCGCGAGCTTATCATCGCCGATATGGACGGGCACTGA
- the coaE gene encoding dephospho-CoA kinase (Dephospho-CoA kinase (CoaE) performs the final step in coenzyme A biosynthesis.), whose amino-acid sequence MLTIGLTGSIAMGKSTAAKLFAEAGIPLNDSDAVVHDLYTGEAAPLVDAAFPGTMKDGAVDRHELGRQLALDPDGFKRLEAIVHPLVRKRETEFLARQRAAGAEMVLLDIPLLFETGAEERVDVIVVVSADPQIQRQRVLARPGMTEEKFDMILSRQTPDAEKRRRADYLIDTSQKIAVTRKRVLEIVADLKTRIAKGDFRNA is encoded by the coding sequence ATGCTGACGATCGGCCTCACCGGCTCCATCGCCATGGGAAAATCGACGGCGGCAAAGCTCTTCGCCGAGGCGGGAATTCCGTTGAACGATTCCGATGCCGTGGTCCACGATCTCTATACCGGTGAGGCTGCACCCCTGGTGGATGCTGCTTTTCCCGGCACAATGAAGGATGGTGCGGTCGACCGGCATGAGCTCGGCCGCCAGCTTGCTCTTGATCCCGACGGCTTCAAACGGCTGGAGGCGATCGTCCATCCGCTGGTTCGCAAACGCGAGACGGAATTTCTGGCGCGACAGCGCGCCGCTGGCGCCGAGATGGTATTGCTCGATATTCCTTTGCTCTTCGAAACCGGCGCCGAGGAAAGAGTCGACGTCATCGTCGTTGTCAGCGCCGATCCACAGATTCAGCGCCAGAGGGTGCTTGCGCGACCAGGGATGACCGAGGAAAAATTCGATATGATTCTCTCCCGTCAGACGCCGGACGCCGAAAAGCGCCGCCGGGCCGATTATCTGATCGACACCAGCCAGAAGATCGCAGTCACGAGAAAACGAGTGCTCGAGATCGTCGCCGACCTGAAAACGCGGATTGCCAAGGGAGATTTCCGGAATGCGTGA
- the dnaQ gene encoding DNA polymerase III subunit epsilon, translated as MREIIFDTETTGLDNRADRIIEIGGIELFNHFPTGNVIHIFINPGDQKVHPDALAVHGITDEFLKDKKPFADVAEEILTFFGDAKWIAHNATFDMGFINAEFARIGLPPILPERVVDTLSMARRKHPMGPNSLDALCRRYGIDNSHRTKHGALLDSELLAEVYIEMIGGRQAAFGLSTATSGQNGRGDRVEEDDVVIASVLERPRPLAPRLSQSEAQAHEALVAKLGDKGIWAKYANLD; from the coding sequence ATGCGTGAGATCATCTTCGATACGGAAACCACCGGCCTCGACAACCGCGCCGACCGCATCATCGAAATCGGCGGCATCGAGCTCTTCAACCATTTCCCCACAGGCAACGTGATCCATATCTTCATCAATCCGGGAGATCAGAAGGTTCATCCGGATGCGCTCGCCGTGCACGGCATCACCGACGAGTTCCTGAAGGACAAGAAGCCTTTCGCCGACGTTGCCGAAGAAATCCTGACCTTCTTCGGCGATGCCAAGTGGATCGCCCACAACGCCACCTTCGATATGGGCTTCATCAATGCCGAATTCGCGCGGATCGGTTTGCCGCCGATCCTGCCGGAGAGGGTGGTCGATACCCTGTCGATGGCGCGGCGCAAACATCCGATGGGGCCGAATTCGCTCGACGCGCTCTGCCGGCGCTACGGCATCGACAATTCGCACCGCACTAAACACGGCGCACTGCTCGACTCCGAATTGCTTGCCGAAGTCTATATCGAGATGATCGGCGGCAGACAGGCAGCCTTCGGCCTGAGCACTGCTACGTCAGGCCAGAACGGTCGCGGCGATAGGGTAGAAGAAGACGATGTGGTGATCGCATCAGTGCTCGAGCGGCCCCGGCCGCTCGCCCCGCGCCTCAGCCAGTCCGAGGCGCAGGCCCATGAGGCGCTCGTCGCCAAGCTCGGCGATAAAGGCATCTGGGCCAAATACGCCAACCTCGATTAA
- the secB gene encoding protein-export chaperone SecB, which yields MADDNNSNGAASPTLSILAQYTKDLSFENPGAPRSLQARDKAPTININVNVNANPLSDTDFDVVLSLNAEAKDGDKTVFHTELAYGGVFRVAGFPQEHMLPVLFIECPRMLFPFARQIIADVTRNGGFPPLMIDPIDFTQMFAQRVAEEQARAKVQAVPN from the coding sequence ATGGCAGACGATAACAACAGCAACGGTGCGGCCAGCCCCACCCTTTCGATCCTTGCGCAATATACCAAGGATCTCTCCTTCGAAAATCCGGGTGCGCCGCGTTCGCTGCAGGCCCGCGACAAGGCGCCGACGATCAATATCAATGTGAACGTCAACGCCAATCCGCTTTCGGACACGGATTTCGATGTCGTGCTATCGCTGAATGCCGAAGCCAAGGACGGCGACAAGACGGTTTTCCATACCGAGCTCGCCTATGGCGGCGTCTTCCGCGTTGCCGGTTTCCCGCAGGAACACATGCTGCCGGTTCTCTTCATCGAGTGCCCGCGCATGCTCTTCCCCTTCGCCCGTCAGATCATCGCCGACGTCACCCGCAACGGTGGTTTCCCGCCGCTGATGATCGACCCGATCGACTTCACGCAGATGTTCGCTCAGCGCGTTGCCGAAGAACAGGCCCGCGCCAAGGTTCAGGCCGTTCCGAACTGA
- a CDS encoding FxsA family protein: protein MRFSILPAFILLLPLAEIAGFVVVGRAIGLGLTLALVMLGFVAGVVLLRRQGIGILRRMSSEGRNGVMPGRDLLRPAMNVIASLLLIIPGFLTDLIAILILIPPVRDLVWRAIAKRFVVVNAKGGFSSGPQPDFRDRKPNSKVVDLDDEDYHREPDRNSPWSGKHLGD, encoded by the coding sequence ATGCGTTTTTCGATCCTGCCAGCTTTCATTCTGCTGCTGCCGCTCGCCGAAATCGCCGGTTTCGTCGTCGTCGGCCGGGCAATCGGATTGGGGCTGACGCTTGCTCTCGTCATGCTGGGCTTCGTTGCCGGGGTGGTTCTGCTGCGCCGGCAGGGCATCGGTATTTTGCGCCGCATGTCGAGTGAAGGACGAAACGGGGTGATGCCGGGCCGCGACCTGTTGCGGCCGGCGATGAACGTCATCGCCTCGCTGCTCCTGATCATTCCCGGCTTCCTCACCGATCTGATCGCGATCCTCATTCTCATTCCACCGGTGCGCGATCTCGTCTGGCGGGCAATCGCCAAACGCTTCGTCGTCGTCAATGCCAAGGGCGGCTTTTCCTCCGGCCCGCAACCCGATTTCCGCGACCGCAAACCAAACTCGAAGGTGGTGGATCTCGACGACGAGGACTATCATAGGGAACCGGACCGCAACTCGCCGTGGTCCGGCAAACATCTCGGCGATTGA
- a CDS encoding Tim44/TimA family putative adaptor protein: MSSNDFITLFFLVAAVLIFFQLRSVLGRRTGNEKPPRDLYTPRDAAPAEAADGGKVVTLPRRDATTEDEDRFAAIDAVAAPGTPLNESLRALNKADPAFSPKEFLNGARMAYEMIVMAYADGDRKTLKNLLSREVYDGFDAAIGEREARGEKVKSTFVGIDKAEITHAETKGSEAQITVRIISQLISATYDKADVLIEGDAENVAEVNDLWTFARDTRSRDPNWKLVATESEHE, from the coding sequence ATGAGTTCGAACGACTTCATCACATTATTCTTCCTGGTGGCGGCTGTGCTGATTTTCTTTCAGTTGCGCTCCGTGCTCGGGCGTCGCACAGGAAATGAGAAGCCGCCGCGCGATCTCTATACGCCACGGGACGCAGCACCGGCCGAGGCCGCCGATGGCGGCAAGGTCGTGACGCTGCCGCGCCGCGATGCGACGACGGAGGACGAGGATCGCTTCGCCGCCATCGATGCCGTCGCCGCGCCGGGAACGCCCCTCAATGAATCGCTGCGCGCGCTGAACAAGGCTGATCCCGCCTTCAGCCCGAAGGAGTTTCTGAACGGCGCCCGCATGGCTTACGAGATGATCGTGATGGCCTATGCCGATGGCGACCGGAAAACCCTGAAGAACTTGCTGTCCCGCGAAGTCTATGACGGCTTCGATGCGGCGATCGGCGAGCGCGAAGCCCGGGGCGAGAAGGTGAAGTCCACCTTCGTCGGCATCGACAAGGCCGAAATCACCCACGCCGAGACGAAGGGCAGCGAAGCGCAGATCACCGTGCGCATCATCAGCCAGCTGATTTCGGCCACCTACGACAAAGCGGATGTGCTGATCGAAGGCGACGCCGAAAACGTCGCCGAGGTCAACGATCTCTGGACCTTCGCCCGCGACACCCGCTCGCGCGATCCGAACTGGAAACTCGTGGCGACCGAATCGGAACATGAGTGA
- a CDS encoding murein transglycosylase A — MSDHASDFVLQAISFDNLEGWKDDDPSGLFEVMRRCRRQITDVKPYRTGSLGLSAEDLLPLLTAAEDFTPSSPALARAFFETHCRPFLIRRKDGNSGFVTAFYEPDIEVSERPDETFRFPFYRRPDDLIDLDDDNRPAGLDGSYAFGRLHDGRIGAYPDRRAIDQGFLEGRGLEIAWAKSKVDVFFVHVQGAARLRYSDGRIGRITYAAKAGHAFSAIGKLLIDRGEIDRADISMQTIRAWLARNPERVDDVLWHNRSYIFFREAPSQAFSLRTDDPEAGPIAAAKVPLLAGRSLAVDRMIHTFGFPFFIRAESLVHLDHGRPFRRLMLALDTGSAIVGPARGDIFTGSGDMAGESAGTVRNDADFTILIPKAAAGRFD; from the coding sequence ATGAGTGACCACGCATCGGACTTCGTCCTGCAGGCCATAAGCTTTGACAATTTGGAAGGCTGGAAGGATGATGATCCCTCCGGCCTTTTTGAGGTCATGCGGCGCTGCCGGCGGCAGATCACCGATGTCAAACCCTACCGCACCGGATCGCTTGGCCTGAGCGCGGAAGATCTGCTGCCGCTTCTCACGGCCGCCGAAGATTTCACGCCGTCATCTCCGGCATTGGCGCGCGCCTTTTTCGAGACGCATTGTCGGCCCTTCCTGATCCGCCGCAAGGATGGCAATTCCGGCTTCGTCACCGCTTTCTACGAACCTGATATCGAGGTGTCGGAGCGGCCGGACGAAACTTTCCGTTTCCCTTTCTACCGTCGCCCGGACGATCTGATCGATCTCGACGACGACAATCGTCCCGCCGGGCTCGATGGGTCCTATGCTTTCGGGCGTCTGCATGACGGCCGCATCGGCGCCTATCCGGATCGCCGCGCCATCGATCAGGGCTTTCTCGAAGGCCGGGGCCTCGAAATCGCCTGGGCGAAATCGAAGGTCGATGTCTTCTTCGTGCATGTGCAGGGTGCGGCCCGCCTGCGTTACAGCGATGGCCGCATCGGCCGCATCACCTATGCGGCGAAAGCCGGCCACGCTTTTTCGGCGATCGGCAAGCTGCTGATCGACCGAGGCGAGATTGATCGTGCCGACATCTCGATGCAGACGATCCGTGCCTGGCTGGCGCGCAATCCCGAGCGGGTGGACGACGTGCTATGGCATAACCGCTCTTATATTTTCTTCCGTGAAGCGCCCTCGCAGGCTTTCAGCCTGCGAACCGACGATCCTGAGGCAGGTCCGATCGCCGCGGCCAAGGTGCCGCTTCTCGCCGGCCGTTCCCTTGCGGTCGACCGGATGATCCATACGTTCGGCTTTCCCTTTTTCATCCGCGCCGAAAGTCTTGTCCATCTCGATCACGGCCGGCCCTTTCGCCGGCTGATGCTGGCGCTCGATACCGGCTCGGCAATCGTCGGCCCGGCGCGGGGTGATATCTTTACCGGCTCGGGGGATATGGCCGGAGAAAGTGCCGGCACCGTCCGCAACGACGCCGATTTCACCATTCTCA